In Streptomyces paludis, the genomic stretch CGGCTCGACGTCCATGGGCTCGGTCTGCGCCTCCACCATGTCCCTGCTGAACGCCGGTGTGCCCCTCAAGGCCCCCGTCGCCGGTATCGCCATGGGCCTGATCTCCCAGGAGATCGACGGCAAGACCCACTACGTCGCCCTCACCGACATCCTCGGTGCGGAGGACGCCTACGGCGACATGGACTTCAAGGTCGCCGGTACGAAGACCTTCGTCACCGCGCTCCAGCTCGACACCAAGCTCGACGGCATCCCCGCCTCGGTCCTGGCCGCCGCGCTGAAGCAGGCCCGCGACGCCCGCCTCCACATCCTCGATGTGATGAACGAGGCCATCGACGTCCCGGACGAGATGTCCCCGAACGCCCCGCGGATCATCACCGTCAAGATCCCCGTGGACAAGATCGGTGAGGTCATCGGCCCCAAGGGCAAGATGATCAACCAGATCCAGGAGGACACCGGCGCCGACATCACGATCGAGGACGACGGCACGATCTACATCGGTGCCGCCGACGGACCGGCCGCCGAGGCCGCCCGCGCCACGATCAACGCCATCGCCAACCCGACCATGCCGGAGGTCGGCGAGCGCTACCTGGGCACGGTCGTCAAGACGACCACCTTCGGCGCGTTCGTGTCGCTGCTCCCGGGCAAGGACGGACTGCTGCACATCTCGCAGATCCGCAAGCTCGCCGGCGGCAAGCGCGTCGAGAACGTCGAGGACGTCCTCGGCGTGGGCCAGAAGGTCCAGGTCGAGATCGCCGAGATCGACCAGCGCGGCAAGCTCTCCCTCATCCCCGTGATCGAGGGCGAAGAGGCCGGCGCGCCCGAGGACACGAAGGACGAAGCTACCTCGTGACACCCCGCACCAGGACGACGGCCCGCGCCTCTTCGGAGGCGCGGGCCGTCGCCCGTACCCAAACCCTCATCAAGGGCGAGAGCGGCATCGGCACGGTCCGCCGCACCACCCTCCCCGGCGGCCTGCGCGTCGTCACCGAGTCCCTCCCGTCGGTCCGGTCCGCGACCTTCGGCATCTGGGTACAGGTCGGTTCCCGGGACGAGACCCCGGCGCTCAACGGCGCCACCCACTACCTAGAACACCTCCTCTTCAAGGGCACCGGCCGGCGCAGCGCCCTCGACATCTCCTCCGCCATCGACGCGGTCGGCGGCGAGATGAACGCCTTCACGGCGAAGGAGTACACCTGCTACTACGCGCGCGTGCTCGACACCGATCTGCCGCTCGCCATCGACGTCGTCTGTGACATGCTCACCGGCTCGCTCATCGAGGCCGCCGACGTCGACGCCGAGCGCGGGGTCATCCTCGAAGAGATCGCCATGACCGAGGACGACCCCGGCGACTGCGTCCACGACCTCTTCGCGCAGACCATGTTCGGCGACAGCCCCCTCGGCCGGCCCGTCCTCGGCACCGTCGAGACCATCAACGACCTCGACCGCGACCGGATCGCCCGCTTCTACAAGAAGCACTACGACCCGACCCGCCTGGTCGTCGCCGCCGCCGGCAACATCGACCACGCCACGGTCGTCCGCCAGGTCCGCCGCGCCTTCGACAGGGCCGGCGCGCTCTCCCGTACGGACGCCGTCCCCGTCGCGCCCCGCGCGGGCAGCCGCTCCGTACGCGCCGCCGGCCGCGTCGAGCTGCTCAACCGCCGCACCGAGCAGGCCCATGTCGTCCTCGGCATGCCCGGCCTCTCCCGTACCGACGAGCGCCGCTGGGCCCTCGGCGTACTGAACACCGCGCTCGGCGGCGGTATGAGTTCCCGCCTCTTCCAGGAGGTACGGGAGAAGCGCGGCCTGGCCTACAGCGTGTACTCGTACACCTCGGGCTTCGCCGACTGCGGCCTCTTCGGCGTGTACGCGGGCTGCCGGCCCGGCCAGGTCCACGACGTGCTGCGGATCTGCCGCGACGAACTCGACCGCGCCGCCGCCGAGGGAATCAGCGACGACGAGATCGCCCGCGCCATCGGCCAGCTCTCCGGCTCCACCGTCCTCGGCCTGGAGGACACCGGCTCGCTGATGAACCGCATCGGCAAGAGCGAGCTGTGCTGGGGCGTCCAGATGTCCGTGGACAACATGCTCGAACGGATAGCCGCCGTCACCCCCGACGACGTACGCGCGGTCGCCCGCGATGTACTGGGACAGCGCCCCTCGCTGTCCGTCATCGGACCGCTCAAGGACAAGCAGGCCGCCCGTCTCGACGCGGCGGTCGCCTGAGGGACCCCCGGCCGCGAGACCGGGCCGTACACCGAAGCCGAAGGAAACAGAGCAATGAGCAAGCTGCGTGTGGCCGTCGTCGGAGCCAGGGGCCGGATCGGCGCCGAGGCGGTACGGGCCGTCGAGGCCGCCGACGATCTGGAACTGGTCGCCGCCCTCGGCCGGGGCGACCGGCTGGAGACCCTCGTGGAGACCGGCACCCAGGCCGTGGTGGAGCTGACCACCCCGGCCTCGGTGATGGGCAACCTCGACTTCTGCGTCCGTCACGGCATCCACGCGGTCGTCGGCACCACCGGCTGGACCGACGAGCGGCTCGCGCAGCTGGGCACCTCGCTCGCCGCCTCCCCGGAGACCGGGGTGCTGATCGCGCCGAACTTCTCCATCGGCGCCGTCCTCACCATGAAGTTCGCCGAGACGGCCGCCCGGTACTTCGAGTCCGTCGAGATCATCGAACTGCACCACCCCAACAAGGTCGACGCGCCGTCCGGCACCGCCCACCGCACCGCCCAGCTCGTCGCCGCCGCCCGGACGGACGCGGGCCTGCCCGCGCAGCCCGACGCGACGGTCACCGAGCTGGCCGGCGCGCGCGGCGCCGATGTGGACGGCGTACGGGTGCACTCCGTACGGCTCCGCGGCCTCCTGGCCCACCAGGAGGTCGTCCTCGGCGGCGAGGGGGAGACGCTCACCGTCCGCCACGATTCCCTGCACCACAGCAGCTTCATGCCGGGCATCCTGCTCGGTGTGCGCCGCGTGGTGTCCACCCCCGGGCTCACCTTCGGCCTGGAACACTTCCTCGACCTGGGCTGACTCCCATGCGCGCAAAGATCACGTACTTCCTCACGGCCGCCGTCCTGATCGTCTACTTCGTCCTGGTCGGCAGCCGCGGCGTGCTGCTGATCCAGCACGGCACCCTGCTCACCGTGACCTTCGGGATCGCGGTGCTCGTCCTGCCACTGATCGGCCTCTGGTTCCTCTGGAAGAGCACCCAGTTCGTCAACCGGGCCAACCGGCTCGCGGCGGAGCTGGAGGCCGAGGGGGGCCTGCCCGTCGACGAGCTGGTCCGTACCCCCGGCGGCCGGATCGACCGGGACTCCGCGGACGCCGTCTTCGCCGCCCGCCGGGCCGAGACGGAGGACTCGCCCGGCGACTGGCGCTGCTGGTTCCGGCTCGCCATCGCCTACCACGACGCCCGGGACACCCCGCGCGCCCGCAAGGCCATGCAACGGGCCATCGCCCTCCACGACGGCAAGCCCGTGGCCGCCTGAGCACACGGAAACGCAGGAGCGGGGTCCCACCTCAAGGAGGCGGGACCCCGCTCATGTGCGAAGGGATACGGCAGAACGGCCGGGGTCAGGGACGGCGGTACTCGTCGCCCCACGCCTCGACCGTGTCGGCGGCCCGTTCGAACGCCTCACCACGCGACAGGAAGTCCGCGTTGTGATCGGTGAGCAGCGCGAGCGGCTCACCCTGCCGGCGTACGACGACGAGCGCCTGGCCCTGCACGGTACGCGGCAGCCCGAGCCAGCGCACCGGCTGCTGGACCGTACGGACGCCCACGGCGCGGTCCCACGCCACGGTGACGGTCATGAACAGCCGCACCCGGCGTACGCCGTGCCGGCTCACCCATGTACCCATCCGCAGCATGCGCAGGGCGATCAGGATGGTCACCCCCGCGACCGCGAAGCAGGCCGCCGCACCGGGCAGAGTGCCCGCCGCGGCGATGATCACCGTGGCGAGCAGTACGAACGAGGCCAGCAGGAGCAGCAGCGCGGACGCCACCACCCGCCACGGGCCAGGGCGGTACGGACGCCGCCAATGATCATGATCGTCGAAGGGCAGCGCGACATCATCGGTCGCGTCAAAAGCCCGGTCGGCCGTCAGGAAGGGCAGGGGCACGACTGATCCTCACTCACAAGCACGCTCGATTGCTGTGCCCGGTGAGGCTACCGATCACGCCCCCGTCCGGACCACCCGAGGGGGCCGGACGAGTCATCAGCGTCCCTGGGACGCCTCGGACTGCTGGGCCTGACCGGACGAACCGGTCTCCAGCGCGGGCATCCCCAGCATCAGGGCGCCGACGAGTCCGGCCGTGATGGTCAGACCGATCAGCGTACGGCCCATGAGCTGGGAGGCGCTGGCGCGCTGTCTGGGGGGCGGGGTCACGTTACTGCGGAAGCTGTCGGCCTCGGCGACGAATGCGAACGGTACGGCCTCTCGCCGGCGGAACATGGGGCGGGTCTCCTCAAGGGTGGTTACGGAACGCTGCTGGTGTGTCAGCCGCTGTCCTGTCAGACGAACACCAGCGTCATTTGGTGCCCGGATTCCCCGTATTTCCGTGCGTGGACACCGTCCCCGGACGTCGCCGCCCGTCGCTGTCAGTGGCGAGCCGTAGAGTGGGCGCCGCCCGAGCGATGCGACTGGAAGGACCCCCGCCGGTGAGCGACACCCCCGCAGAGACCAAGCCGAGCTTCCGCAGTGACATCACCGTCGACCTGGTGAAACACACCGCGGGCGACTCCGACGTGCTGTGGGCCGCGCGCGTCTCCACCGCAGGTGAGCAGTCCCTGGAAGAGATCACGAAGGACCCCGAGCGCTCAAAGGGACTCATCAACTACCTGATGCGGGACCGCCACGGCAGCCCCTTCGAGCACAACTCGATGACCTTCTTCGTCAGCGCGCCGATCTTCGTCTTCCGCGAGTTCATGCGCCACCGCGTGGGCTGGTGCATCGCGGGGGACACGGAGATCACTCTGGAGAGCGAGTCCGGGACTCTCCGGCGCCGCACCATCGCGGATCTCTACCGGCTCTGGCACATGGACGTGGAGGACCGCCTGCCGCACTCGGCCGGCGGCGTCACCTGGCACGGCCCGTCCGGCAAGTGGACGGCACAGGTGCGCAGGGAGGACAGTAACCACTACCTCGGACTCTTCGAGAACCGGGAAGCGGCGGATTCCGCGGTGGTGGAGTTCCGCGAACCGCACCCGAGCACGCGACTGCGGAAGCTGGAGCCGGTCCGCCGCACCCATGTCCGCTGCTACGACGAGGAGACCCTGACCGCGAGCCGGGCCCGCATCACCGATGTCATCGAGTCGGGGGTGAAACCGCTGATCAAGATCATCACCGAGTCCGGCCGAGAGCTGCGCTCCACCGTCGACCATGCCGTGCTGACCCCCGACGGCTGGCGCAAGGCCGGCGAGCTGGCGGTGGGAGACGCGGTCATGGCCGCGGCCACCGACCCGCATCCGTCCGAGGCGCTCGTTCCGCCGGGTCTGCGCCGGGGCATCGGTGTCTGGACATCGATGCAGCGTGAGCGTCTGATCGAGGAAGAGGACTCCTGCCACCTCTGCGGAGCGGAGTTTCCCCGCAGCGATCTGGCTCTCGACCATGTGGTGCCGGTCGAAGGCGATCTCACCCGCGCGCTCGACGAGAGCAATCTGGCGCCCGTCTGTGCCGGATGTCACGCGACGAAGAGCGCGGAGGAGCAGTCACTCGCGCGGCGGGAGGGGAAGATCGCCGTTGCCCGCCCGGACCGGATCGTCTCCATCGCGGACGACGGCGAGGAGATGACCTACGACCTGTCGGTCGAAGGTCCGTGGCACAACTTCCTGGCCAACGGGATCGTCGTCCACAACTCGTACAACGAGGAGTCCGGGCGCTACCGGGAGCTGCTGCCCGTCTTCTACGTCCCGGGCGAGGACCGCAAGCTGGTCCAGCGGGGCAGGCCGGGGAAGTACGAGTTCGTGGCCGGCACCGACGCCCAGCAGGAGATCACGGAGCGCGCGATGCACGACTCCTACGTGCGGGCGTACGAGGCGTATCAGGAGATGCTGGCCGCCGGTGTGGCCCGCGAGGTGGCCCGCGCGGTGCTGCCGGTCGGTCTGTTCTCGTCGATGTACGCGACATGCAACGCGCGCTCGCTGATGCACTTCCTCGGTCTGCGCACCCAGCACGAACAGGCGAAGGTCCCGTCCTTCCCGCAGCGCGAGATCGAGATGGTCGGGGAGCGGATGGAGGAGCACTGGGCGAAGCTCATGCCCCTCACCCACGCCGCTTTCAACGCGAACGGACGTGTCGCCCCGTAACGGGTTTCCCGAAGACGCGCGAGTACGGTCCCAGCCTGTTTTGGAGCTGTTCCGGCGCCATTTCTGACCGTTCCGGGGCACAGATGTACGGTCGAGCGAGTGAAGTGTCCGTATTGCGGCGTTTCAAGAAGTTCATCTAGGCTGATCAAACGGACCCGGCACTGCTTGAACCCCCGAGCAGGCAGTGCCGGGCTCCTCTTGTCCCGTCCCCCAAGGGGACACGGCGAGCTGAGCAGCGAGTAGCGTGTTACCCATGGCTCCGATCTCCACTCCGCAGACCCCCTTCGGGCGGGTCCTCACCGCGATGGTCACGCCCTTCACGGCGGACGGCGCACTCGACCTCGACGGTGCCCAGCGTCTCGCCGTCCATCTGGTGGACGCAGGCAATGACGGCCTCGTCCTGAACGGCACCACCGGTGAGTCACCGACCACCAGTGACGCGGAGAAGGACCAGCTCGTACGGGCGGTCCTGGAGGCCGTCGGGGACCGGGCCCACATCGTCGCCGGCGTCGGCACGAACGACACCCGGCACAGCCTGGAGCTGGCCCGCGCCGCCGAGAGCGCCGGAGCGCACGGCCTGCTCGCGGTGACCCCGTACTACAACAAGCCGCCGCAGGAGGGCCTCTTCCGGCACTTCTCGGCCATCGCCGACGCCACCGGGCTGCCGGTCATGCTCTACGACATCCCCGGGCGCAGCGGTGTCCCCATCGACACCGAGACGATCGTCCGGCTGTCCGAGCACCCGCGTATCGTGGCCAACAAGGACGCCAAGGGCGACCTCGGCCGTGCCAGCTGGGCCATCGCCCGGTCCGGCCTCGCCTGGTACTCGGGCGACGACATGCTGAACCTCCCGCTGCTCTCGGTCGGCGCGGTCGGGTTCGTCTCCGTCGTCGGCCATGTGGTCACCCCGGAGCTGCGCGAGCTGCTGGACGCGCACCTCACCGGTGATGTGCAGAAGGCCACCGAGATCCACCAGAAGCTGCTGCCGGTCTTCACCGGCATGTTCCGCACGCAGGGCGTCATCACCACCAAGGCGGCCCTCACCCTGCGGAATCTGCCGGCCGGCCCCCTGCGGCTGCCGCTCGTCGAGCTGTCGGACCGGGAAACCGCCCAGCTCAAGATCGATCTGGCGGCCGGCGGGGTACAGCTCTGATCAACGACTTCACAACTGAATACGCGAAGACAGCAGTACATCGAGCAGAAAAGTGAAGCGGCCACCGGGGAACCGGACCGCGCGCACAGCCCACACAGACAACAGCAAGTGTACGAATGTCATGCGCGCCACGTGCCTCAGCGGTACGTGGCGTGTGTGGTGAGGAGAGTCTTTTGAGTCATCCGCATCCTGAACTCGGCGCCCCGCCGAAGCTGCCCAAGAACGGCCTGCGTGTCACGCCGCTGGGCGGCCTGGGCGAAATCGGCCGGAACATGACGGTCTTCGAGTACAACGGCCGTCTGCTCATCGTCGACTGCGGCGTCCTCTTCCCCGAGGAGGAGCAGCCCGGTATCGATCTGATCCTGCCGGACTTCACCACCATCCGGGACCGGCTGGACGACATCGACGGGGTCGTGCTCACCCACGGCCACGAGGACCACATCGGTGGCGTCCCCTATCTGCTCCGGCTGAAGCCGGACATCCCGCTGATCGGCTCCAAGCTGACCCTCGCGCTGATCGAGGCGAAGCTCCAGGAGCACCGCATCCGCCCGTACACC encodes the following:
- the dapB gene encoding 4-hydroxy-tetrahydrodipicolinate reductase is translated as MSKLRVAVVGARGRIGAEAVRAVEAADDLELVAALGRGDRLETLVETGTQAVVELTTPASVMGNLDFCVRHGIHAVVGTTGWTDERLAQLGTSLAASPETGVLIAPNFSIGAVLTMKFAETAARYFESVEIIELHHPNKVDAPSGTAHRTAQLVAAARTDAGLPAQPDATVTELAGARGADVDGVRVHSVRLRGLLAHQEVVLGGEGETLTVRHDSLHHSSFMPGILLGVRRVVSTPGLTFGLEHFLDLG
- a CDS encoding M16 family metallopeptidase, yielding MTPRTRTTARASSEARAVARTQTLIKGESGIGTVRRTTLPGGLRVVTESLPSVRSATFGIWVQVGSRDETPALNGATHYLEHLLFKGTGRRSALDISSAIDAVGGEMNAFTAKEYTCYYARVLDTDLPLAIDVVCDMLTGSLIEAADVDAERGVILEEIAMTEDDPGDCVHDLFAQTMFGDSPLGRPVLGTVETINDLDRDRIARFYKKHYDPTRLVVAAAGNIDHATVVRQVRRAFDRAGALSRTDAVPVAPRAGSRSVRAAGRVELLNRRTEQAHVVLGMPGLSRTDERRWALGVLNTALGGGMSSRLFQEVREKRGLAYSVYSYTSGFADCGLFGVYAGCRPGQVHDVLRICRDELDRAAAEGISDDEIARAIGQLSGSTVLGLEDTGSLMNRIGKSELCWGVQMSVDNMLERIAAVTPDDVRAVARDVLGQRPSLSVIGPLKDKQAARLDAAVA
- the dapA gene encoding 4-hydroxy-tetrahydrodipicolinate synthase, producing MAPISTPQTPFGRVLTAMVTPFTADGALDLDGAQRLAVHLVDAGNDGLVLNGTTGESPTTSDAEKDQLVRAVLEAVGDRAHIVAGVGTNDTRHSLELARAAESAGAHGLLAVTPYYNKPPQEGLFRHFSAIADATGLPVMLYDIPGRSGVPIDTETIVRLSEHPRIVANKDAKGDLGRASWAIARSGLAWYSGDDMLNLPLLSVGAVGFVSVVGHVVTPELRELLDAHLTGDVQKATEIHQKLLPVFTGMFRTQGVITTKAALTLRNLPAGPLRLPLVELSDRETAQLKIDLAAGGVQL
- a CDS encoding tetratricopeptide repeat protein; the protein is MRAKITYFLTAAVLIVYFVLVGSRGVLLIQHGTLLTVTFGIAVLVLPLIGLWFLWKSTQFVNRANRLAAELEAEGGLPVDELVRTPGGRIDRDSADAVFAARRAETEDSPGDWRCWFRLAIAYHDARDTPRARKAMQRAIALHDGKPVAA
- the thyX gene encoding FAD-dependent thymidylate synthase; translated protein: MSDTPAETKPSFRSDITVDLVKHTAGDSDVLWAARVSTAGEQSLEEITKDPERSKGLINYLMRDRHGSPFEHNSMTFFVSAPIFVFREFMRHRVGWCIAGDTEITLESESGTLRRRTIADLYRLWHMDVEDRLPHSAGGVTWHGPSGKWTAQVRREDSNHYLGLFENREAADSAVVEFREPHPSTRLRKLEPVRRTHVRCYDEETLTASRARITDVIESGVKPLIKIITESGRELRSTVDHAVLTPDGWRKAGELAVGDAVMAAATDPHPSEALVPPGLRRGIGVWTSMQRERLIEEEDSCHLCGAEFPRSDLALDHVVPVEGDLTRALDESNLAPVCAGCHATKSAEEQSLARREGKIAVARPDRIVSIADDGEEMTYDLSVEGPWHNFLANGIVVHNSYNEESGRYRELLPVFYVPGEDRKLVQRGRPGKYEFVAGTDAQQEITERAMHDSYVRAYEAYQEMLAAGVAREVARAVLPVGLFSSMYATCNARSLMHFLGLRTQHEQAKVPSFPQREIEMVGERMEEHWAKLMPLTHAAFNANGRVAP